A stretch of Miscanthus floridulus cultivar M001 chromosome 13, ASM1932011v1, whole genome shotgun sequence DNA encodes these proteins:
- the LOC136500343 gene encoding probable E3 ubiquitin ligase SUD1, with protein MADAVIAPLLLGEAEGDDEDACRICHLPAEAGRPLRHPCACRGSIRFVHDDCLLRWLSTRRGFSSASSSPRCEVCKRSISIAPIYAANAPTRLPLPEFMLGVANKLMSWLLLLLSLLFAICVWEFIMPLTTLWVWRLALSRTSAQVRRLLSLRTSAFFRPYAVRFMPSTDTVLACVSIRRAFLRELPNLRLLNAPARVAADALAPLALWVARLEAHLQHRFGGLDTLQVLAFHTVEAALMVVIGDVAFALLLGFLPFSLGRILLCCMSCFTSGTLDITHSSTSTTSVLFVGYGLILVAALLSTALHTFQQYSRGEHLTITVYFDALTDLVCWLFSPLKMLPSIHVMLDRTCTLLQHFFRGIINLANVSLNLTVILVIWPLLFGWSLDIYTSKLFGVEITQKLQLLFASSFASTALHWLIGCICLLLHSLLSSLLRSALRLGTPFVHTTGGQIKIGEPFCKFFFKIVPGLFVSLIYVAMVILVPVEITFRLVPTVFPLDITYFDPPTGTVLWQPTRNYAELLSGFLLLKFLICNALKYLEPVVLVKKVLRYWFASTGQALGLSDLLTAQPDGAGESEAGNSVTPNNQYGRPAEAKDKRRSLAVRLALLVVPAWLTVVMFIAALLVAPVSAGRALLFAIPQLPVAGALKSNDIFAFAVGFCVLSTIIAASRDVFAYVTSGRTRLLSSIICSRGITALKSSPLLFLWVVVIPFLIGLLVDCLLILPFVVPADEVPVLDFFCTWFLGSQLLKFWTKLVGWTRVAPFLACFVDERWDRKLTQAREDGFSGLRALWVLRDVLMPITVKLLSALCVPYVLAKGVAPRFGYSTDVNSVALRFAWLGSLAMCALCYLAKVLSRFVVRLHDSIRDERYLIGQRLQNYVDNM; from the exons ATGGCCGACGCGGTGATCGCCCCTCTCCTGCTCGGCGAAGCGGAAGGCGACGACGAGGACGCGTGCCGCATCTGCCACCTCCCGGCAGAGGCGGGCCGGCCCCTGCGCCACCCCTGCGCCTGCCGCGGAAGCATCAGGTTCGTCCACGACGACTGCCTGCTCCGATGGCTGTCCACGCGACGTGGCTTCAGCTCGGCATCGTCATCACCCAGATGCGAG GTCTGCAAGCGCTCCATCTCCATCGCCCCCATCTACGCCGCAAACGCTCCCACCAGGCTGCCCCTCCCCGAGTTCATGCTCGGCGTCGCCaacaagctcatgtcctggctgctcctgctcctctccctcctctttgCCATCTGCGTCTGGGAGTTCATCATGCCGCTCACCACCCTCTGGGTCTGGCGCCTCGCCCTCTCCAGGACCTCCGCACAAGTGCGCCGCCTCCTCTCCCTCCGCACCTCCGCCTTCTTCAGGCCCTACGCCGTGAGGTTCATGCCCTCGACGGACACTGTCCTTGCCTGCGTCTCCATCAGAAGAGCCTTCCTCAGAGAGCTCCCCAACCTTAGGCTGCTCAACGCCCCTGCCAGAGTCGCTGCTGATGCCCTTGCTCCCCTCGCGCTCTGGGTGGCGCGCCTCGAAGCTCACCTGCAGCACCGCTTTGGAGGCTTGGATACCTTGCAGGTCCTTGCGTTTCACACCGTCGAAGCAGCCCTGATG GTGGTAATAGGTGATGTGGCATTTGCTCTTCTGCTTGGGTTTCTCCCGTTCTCACTGGGAAGGATACTATTATGCTGCATGTCGTGTTTCACCTCTGGCACTCTGGATATAACCCACTCCTCCACTTCAACAACATCAGTGCTTTTTGTTGGATATGGGCTTATCCTTGTGGCGGCTCTGCTCTCTACTGCCTTGCATACTTTCCAGCAATACTCTAGGGGCGAGCACCTTACCATCACAGTTTACTTCGATGCCTTAACTGACTTGGTGTGCTGGCTATTTAGCCCTCTTAAGATGCTGCCTAGCATACATGTAATGCTCGATAGGACATGCACTCTCTTGCAGCACTTCTTCAGGGGGATCATAAATTTAGCAAATGTTTCTCTTAATCTCACAGTGATTCTTGTAATATGGCCTTTGCTCTTTGGCTGGTCGCTTGATATCTACACTTCAAAATTGTTTGGTGTGGAAATAACCCAGAAGCTCCAACTTCTATTTGCTTCATCATTTGCTTCTACTGCTCTTCACTGGCTTATTGGATGTATCTGTTTGCTGCTGCACTCGTTACTTTCCAGTCTTCTTCGCTCG GCATTGAGGCTAGGTACCCCTTTTGTCCACACTACTGGAGGCCAAATCAAGATTGGGGAACCATTCTGCAAGTTCTTTTTCAAGATTGTGCCTGGTCTTTTTGTCAGCCTTATATATGTTGCGATGGTCATTCTTGTCCCTGTTGAAATTACTTTCCGTTTGGTACCTACCGTGTTCCCGCTAGACATCAC CTACTTTGATCCTCCAACAGGCACAGTACTTTGGCAACCAACACGAAACTATGCAGAGTTACTATctggttttcttcttttgaagttTCTAATCTGCAATGCACTCAAATACCTTGAGCCTGTTGTGCTTGTGAAGAAGGTACTGCGGTATTGGTTTGCCAGTACCGGACAGGCTCTTGGTTTGTCTGATTTATTGACTGCCCAGCCTGATGGTGCTGGTGAATCTGAAGCTGGGAATAGTGTCACACCAAATAATCAGTATGGTAGGCCTGCTGAGGCTAAGGATAAAAG GAGATCTCTTGCTGTTCGATTGGCACTACTCGTGGTGCCAGCGTGGCTTACTGTTGTCATGTTCATTGCTGCTCTACTTGTTGCTCCAGTCTCAGCTGGACGTGCATTGTTGTTTGCCATCCCTCAGTTGCCAGTAGCAGGTGCTTTGAAGTCCAATG ATATTTTTGCTTTTGCTGTCGGATTCTGCGTCTTGTCGACTATTATTGCTGCCTCTAGAGATGTCTTTGCTTATGTGACCTCTGGGAGAACACGCCTTCTGTCGTCTATAATCTGCAGTCGGGGTATAACTGCTTTGAAGAGTTCTCCGCTTTTGTTCCTATGG GTTGTCGTCATTCCCTTTCTAATCGGATTGCTGGTTGATTGTCTACTGATATTACCCTTCGTGGTGCCCGCTGATGAAGTTCCAGTTCTCGATTTCTTCTGCACTTGGTTCTTGGGGTCGCAATTGCTGAAATTCTGGACTAAGTTG GTTGGTTGGACAAGGGTCGCACCTTTCCTGGCCTGTTTCGTCGACGAAAGGTGGGATCGGAAGCTAACTCAGGCTAGGGAGGATGGGTTTTCAGGGCTCAGGGCATTGTGGGTCTTGCGAGATGTTTTGATGCCAATCACTGTCAAGCTACTGTCTGCTCTCTGTGTTCCTTACGTGCTTGCAAAAGGCGTGGCACCAAGATTCGGCTACTCTACTGACGTGAACTCTGTAGCGCTTCGTTTTGCATGGCTGGGCAGCCTTGCCATGTGTGCGCTCTGTTATCTAGCTAAGGTACTCTCCAGGTTTGTTGTCAGACTCCACGATTCTATCAGGGATGAGCGCTATCTCATCGGGCAGAGGTTGCAGAACTACGTGGACAATATGTAG
- the LOC136501087 gene encoding uncharacterized protein isoform X2, giving the protein MFGDMAAAAAADSGMAMPFYPLQDQGGGLTTTTTTTDPHHHMLCFMGSSNSHSSGPDPNPTLMPRPPPPPPAPASTSTATLLPSPPVPNPSSLPSPPKYKFVTGSPADWSADEIATLNQGLIRYAHEPSIMKYIKIAAMLPTKTIRDVALRCVWTPGKESSRRKPDGYHAGRNMTYSKNKMAASTSVTNIPMPPPNNVFPFSTSLHHPSQNNLVSMEVPVLDSATQLLEENNQLLSQIAANIRTLKTEENVDLFLRTNNNIRAISERMRETLGIMDQMPSLPVHVNEEHLSSLVHLHRGARLT; this is encoded by the exons ATGTTTGGGGACatggccgctgccgccgccgccgactccGGCATGGCCATGCCCTTCTACCCGCTTCAGGACCAAGGGGGAGggctcaccaccaccaccaccaccaccgatccCCACCACCACATGCTCTGCTTCATGGGGAGCTCCAACTCTCACTCCTCCGGTCCTGATCCCAATCCCACCCTCATGCCTagaccaccacctcctcctcctgcgCCTGCGAGCACCAGCACTGCCACCCTCTTGCCCTCTCCCCCTGTCCCCAACCCTTCCTCACTTCCATCCCCTCCAAAGTACAAGTTCGTCACTGGTTCGCCTGCCGATTGGTCCGCCGATGAGATCGCAACGTTGAATCAGGGCCTCATCAG GTACGCCCATGAACCTAGTATTATGAAGTACATCAAGATTGCTGCTATGCTGCCCACTAAAACCATTAGGGATGTTGCACTAAGATGCGTCTGGACTCCT GGCAAAGAAAGCAGTAGGAGGAAACCTGATGGATATCATGCAGGGAGAAACATGACATACTCAAAG AATAAAATGGCTGCATCTACCTCGGTAACTAATATTCCGATGCCGCCTCCAAACAATGTGTTCCCATTCTCAACATCACTGCATCATCCAAGTCAAAATAACTTGGTCTCTATGGAAG TCCCCGTTTTAGATAGTGCAACTCAGCTTCTGGAGGAAAATAATCAGCTACTCAGCCAGATTGCTGCAAATATCAGGACCCTTAAG ACAGAGGAGAACGTCGACCTATTCCTGCGCACAAATAACAATATAAGAGCAATTTCAGAAAG AATGAGGGAGACACTAGGTATCATGGATCAGATGCCTTCCTTGCCCGTACATGTAAATGAAGAGCACCTAAGTTCACTTGTTCATTTGCACAGAGGG GCAAGGCTGACATAA
- the LOC136501087 gene encoding uncharacterized protein isoform X1, protein MFGDMAAAAAADSGMAMPFYPLQDQGGGLTTTTTTTDPHHHMLCFMGSSNSHSSGPDPNPTLMPRPPPPPPAPASTSTATLLPSPPVPNPSSLPSPPKYKFVTGSPADWSADEIATLNQGLIRYAHEPSIMKYIKIAAMLPTKTIRDVALRCVWTPGKESSRRKPDGYHAGRNMTYSKNKMAASTSVTNIPMPPPNNVFPFSTSLHHPSQNNLVSMEVPVLDSATQLLEENNQLLSQIAANIRTLKTEENVDLFLRTNNNIRAISERMRETLGIMDQMPSLPVHVNEEHLSSLVHLHRGVRPQP, encoded by the exons ATGTTTGGGGACatggccgctgccgccgccgccgactccGGCATGGCCATGCCCTTCTACCCGCTTCAGGACCAAGGGGGAGggctcaccaccaccaccaccaccaccgatccCCACCACCACATGCTCTGCTTCATGGGGAGCTCCAACTCTCACTCCTCCGGTCCTGATCCCAATCCCACCCTCATGCCTagaccaccacctcctcctcctgcgCCTGCGAGCACCAGCACTGCCACCCTCTTGCCCTCTCCCCCTGTCCCCAACCCTTCCTCACTTCCATCCCCTCCAAAGTACAAGTTCGTCACTGGTTCGCCTGCCGATTGGTCCGCCGATGAGATCGCAACGTTGAATCAGGGCCTCATCAG GTACGCCCATGAACCTAGTATTATGAAGTACATCAAGATTGCTGCTATGCTGCCCACTAAAACCATTAGGGATGTTGCACTAAGATGCGTCTGGACTCCT GGCAAAGAAAGCAGTAGGAGGAAACCTGATGGATATCATGCAGGGAGAAACATGACATACTCAAAG AATAAAATGGCTGCATCTACCTCGGTAACTAATATTCCGATGCCGCCTCCAAACAATGTGTTCCCATTCTCAACATCACTGCATCATCCAAGTCAAAATAACTTGGTCTCTATGGAAG TCCCCGTTTTAGATAGTGCAACTCAGCTTCTGGAGGAAAATAATCAGCTACTCAGCCAGATTGCTGCAAATATCAGGACCCTTAAG ACAGAGGAGAACGTCGACCTATTCCTGCGCACAAATAACAATATAAGAGCAATTTCAGAAAG AATGAGGGAGACACTAGGTATCATGGATCAGATGCCTTCCTTGCCCGTACATGTAAATGAAGAGCACCTAAGTTCACTTGTTCATTTGCACAGAGGGGTAAGACCACAGCCTTAG